A single window of Senegalia massiliensis DNA harbors:
- the fabZ gene encoding 3-hydroxyacyl-ACP dehydratase FabZ translates to MLDNMEIQKIIPHRYPFLLVDKIVELEEGKKAIGIKNVTINEPFFQGHFPNNPLMPGVLMVEAMAQVGAVAVMTLEENKDKLAVFTGIDKIRFKRQVRPGDTLTMEVELITMKRGIGKANAVAKVDGEIACKGTLMFGIIDN, encoded by the coding sequence ATGTTAGATAATATGGAAATACAAAAAATAATTCCTCATAGATATCCTTTTTTACTTGTAGATAAAATAGTAGAATTAGAAGAGGGTAAAAAAGCTATAGGAATAAAAAATGTAACAATAAATGAACCTTTTTTTCAAGGGCATTTTCCTAATAATCCACTTATGCCAGGGGTTTTAATGGTAGAAGCTATGGCTCAAGTAGGAGCAGTTGCTGTTATGACTTTAGAAGAAAATAAAGATAAATTGGCAGTATTTACTGGTATAGATAAGATTAGATTTAAAAGACAAGTTAGACCGGGAGATACTTTAACTATGGAAGTTGAACTTATTACTATGAAAAGAGGAATAGGTAAGGCAAATGCTGTAGCAAAGGTAGATGGAGAAATAGCTTGTAAAGGGACATTGATGTTTGGAATAATTGATAATTAA
- a CDS encoding PTS ascorbate transporter subunit IIC: MKDMFLYLVSNVLSEPAFLIGLVALIGLLVQKKSFSEIVAGTVKTMVGFLLITTGAQSMGMTLLPIQPMLQNIFGMEASIADINNAVGASMAAFGASATLIFAFGFLFNVLLARFTRFKFIHLSAHVSFFYAGLIAALLSVGTNLSTLWVVIIGSILLGLYLTLTCAYIYPLMKNIPGAEGFTIGHSSSIGCFISAKVGKLVGNKDKNLEDIKLPKYLSFLRETTIALSVIMTLIFLIISLIAGPSFVTENVSGGKDIVVFSILNGLMFGLWITVIITGVRMMLSEIVPAFHGISDKLVPNAVPGLDIPLLFPNHPTSVIVGFITSLIASLIGMAILGAIKYPVIVFPALIPTFFTGAVTAIFGNSTGGRRGAIIGSFINGLILIWGQALLLPYIGDYEPLMRVLSETDYTFFGPIIGWILNVF; encoded by the coding sequence ATGAAAGATATGTTTTTATACCTTGTTTCTAATGTTTTAAGTGAACCTGCTTTTTTAATAGGTTTAGTTGCATTAATTGGACTATTAGTTCAAAAGAAAAGCTTTAGTGAAATAGTTGCAGGAACAGTAAAAACCATGGTAGGTTTTTTACTTATAACTACTGGAGCTCAAAGCATGGGTATGACTCTACTTCCAATACAACCTATGTTACAAAATATTTTTGGTATGGAAGCAAGTATTGCAGATATAAATAACGCAGTAGGAGCTAGTATGGCAGCATTTGGTGCTTCTGCAACTCTTATATTTGCATTTGGATTTTTATTTAATGTACTATTAGCAAGATTTACTCGATTTAAATTTATACATTTATCAGCTCATGTTTCATTTTTCTATGCAGGACTTATAGCTGCATTGTTATCAGTAGGAACTAATTTATCTACATTATGGGTTGTAATTATAGGTTCAATATTATTAGGATTATATCTCACACTTACATGTGCATATATTTATCCATTAATGAAAAACATACCTGGAGCAGAAGGATTTACTATAGGACATTCTAGTTCAATAGGTTGCTTTATTTCTGCAAAAGTAGGTAAATTAGTAGGTAATAAAGATAAGAATTTAGAAGATATAAAATTACCTAAGTATTTATCCTTCTTAAGAGAAACTACAATAGCTTTAAGTGTAATAATGACTCTTATATTCCTTATAATATCACTTATAGCTGGTCCAAGCTTTGTAACTGAAAATGTAAGTGGTGGAAAAGATATAGTTGTATTCTCTATATTAAATGGTTTAATGTTTGGATTATGGATTACAGTTATTATAACAGGTGTACGTATGATGCTATCAGAAATAGTACCAGCATTCCATGGTATTTCTGATAAATTAGTTCCAAATGCAGTGCCTGGACTTGATATTCCACTATTATTTCCAAACCATCCTACATCAGTAATTGTTGGATTTATTACAAGTCTTATAGCAAGTTTAATAGGTATGGCTATACTTGGTGCTATTAAATATCCTGTTATTGTATTCCCAGCACTTATTCCTACATTTTTTACTGGTGCTGTAACAGCCATATTTGGTAACTCTACTGGTGGTAGACGTGGAGCTATAATAGGTTCATTTATAAATGGTTTAATACTAATATGGGGTCAAGCCCTACTGCTTCCTTATATAGGTGATTATGAACCTCTTATGAGAGTATTATCAGAAACAGACTATACTTTCTTTGGTCCAATAATAGGATGGATATTAAATGTATTCTAA
- a CDS encoding PTS sugar transporter subunit IIB, whose product MLKILTVCGAGVGSSMMLKVYTQQIIKNEKLDAKVDATDIGSIDPNSADIIVTTSDFADVLRNTNAQVVKIDNLTDKEYLKSELLAAVEKINK is encoded by the coding sequence ATGTTAAAAATATTAACAGTATGTGGAGCAGGTGTAGGAAGTAGTATGATGCTAAAAGTTTATACACAACAAATAATTAAAAATGAAAAATTAGATGCAAAAGTAGATGCAACAGATATAGGCTCTATTGATCCTAATTCAGCAGACATTATAGTTACAACATCAGATTTTGCAGATGTATTAAGAAATACTAATGCACAAGTAGTAAAAATAGACAATTTAACAGATAAAGAATATCTAAAATCAGAATTACTAGCAGCAGTTGAAAAAATAAATAAATAA
- a CDS encoding bifunctional diguanylate cyclase/phosphodiesterase codes for MGKISFNDFKNIIKRYLIIIIPVIIIFIFMVNYDENRRIEDVKEYIINEQIQKSNIMNFFINDMFSEMNEDLMLIKNSDEIHTYINNETEDLDIVERMFIRATDNKNKIEKISFLNDTGNEIIRVDNENNRSKLMEKDKLENKINSSYYIKTKDIKDGEIYISKMDLKLKDGKLQIPYTPLIRISTPVFTDEGKYKGVVVISYDARDIIDVFERYFDQKQFMFVEYSLLNSEGYYLHNKDKNKIFGFMYDSRKQYNLSTQNLVLWNQVNSKDKGIYEIGDMVYYFMKLDKYSAINKNTNENYWIAISSFNINDFNMVKDNIIFGMNSGQIWLMILLIISLFFIITLVYFSKKNKEQLNITEYITKNTNDAVVITDGNNRITYVNKSYEKITGYSREEVIGFTPGDFKSGSQNNEFYKNMWKSINRKNYWRGELWDKRKDGILYPKDLSIYKIKNKFKKDDLKYIGIFTDLTELKKEKEYIDKLKDYNIDTNLPNENLLFKLIDNSIYRSEDKFFVIYFSIENYNSIVLNSEDNLKYILDILIKRINTILDKKDFIAHISKNKFVIGISSLNSRKEIDNFIKKLIGISKLSYFVKDKELYFDLKVGISCYPDDGKNANELIINSNIALDKAIETQGKYCLYFDKSLKEDIQNEYDIKLMLNKAIIYGEFSINYQPQVNSKTGNVIGAEALLRWNTKKLGTISPTVFIPIAERTGQIVEIGYWVIERVFNDYKSLKENIRKNFRISINISAMQFNDENFLKRIKESIEKNNVDTSYFELEITESLLLSGLKQVNKKLNRLRKLGFTIAIDDFGTGYSSLSYIKQLNINKLKIDRTFIKDYPDNDDGEIADIITNMAYKLKLDVIAEGVESEEQIEYLKRKGCYLIQGYYYSKPLSKEELLDYIK; via the coding sequence ATGGGTAAAATTAGTTTCAATGATTTTAAAAATATTATTAAAAGATACCTAATTATCATTATACCTGTCATAATTATTTTTATTTTTATGGTTAATTATGACGAAAATAGAAGAATTGAAGATGTAAAGGAATATATAATAAATGAACAGATACAAAAATCAAATATAATGAATTTTTTTATAAATGATATGTTTAGTGAAATGAATGAAGATTTGATGTTAATCAAAAATTCAGATGAAATACATACTTATATAAATAATGAAACTGAAGATTTAGATATTGTAGAGAGAATGTTCATAAGGGCAACTGACAATAAAAATAAAATAGAAAAAATAAGTTTTTTGAATGATACAGGCAATGAAATTATAAGAGTTGATAATGAAAATAATAGATCAAAATTAATGGAAAAAGATAAGTTAGAGAATAAAATAAATAGTTCTTATTATATAAAGACTAAAGATATTAAAGATGGTGAAATATATATTTCAAAAATGGACTTGAAATTGAAAGATGGAAAATTACAAATTCCTTATACACCATTAATAAGAATATCCACACCTGTATTTACTGATGAGGGTAAATATAAAGGAGTTGTAGTTATAAGTTATGATGCAAGAGATATAATAGATGTATTTGAAAGATATTTTGACCAAAAACAATTTATGTTTGTGGAATATTCACTTTTAAATTCAGAAGGATATTATTTACATAATAAAGACAAAAATAAAATATTTGGATTTATGTATGATTCTAGAAAACAATATAATTTATCAACTCAGAATTTGGTTTTGTGGAACCAAGTAAATTCAAAAGATAAAGGCATATATGAAATTGGTGATATGGTTTATTATTTTATGAAATTAGATAAATATTCAGCAATAAATAAAAATACTAATGAAAATTATTGGATAGCTATTTCATCATTTAATATAAATGATTTTAATATGGTAAAAGATAATATTATATTTGGAATGAATAGTGGTCAAATATGGTTGATGATTCTTTTAATTATATCACTTTTTTTCATAATAACATTAGTTTATTTCTCTAAAAAAAACAAAGAACAGTTAAATATAACTGAATACATTACTAAAAATACAAATGATGCAGTAGTAATAACTGATGGCAATAATAGAATTACATATGTAAATAAATCGTATGAAAAAATAACAGGATATAGCAGGGAAGAAGTGATTGGATTTACTCCTGGTGATTTTAAATCAGGTAGCCAAAATAATGAATTTTATAAAAATATGTGGAAAAGTATAAATAGAAAAAATTATTGGAGAGGTGAATTGTGGGATAAAAGAAAAGATGGAATACTTTATCCTAAGGATTTATCTATATATAAAATAAAGAATAAGTTTAAAAAAGATGATTTAAAGTATATAGGTATTTTTACAGATTTAACTGAATTAAAAAAAGAGAAAGAATATATAGATAAATTGAAAGATTATAATATAGATACAAATTTACCAAATGAAAATTTATTATTCAAATTGATAGATAATAGTATTTATAGAAGTGAAGATAAGTTTTTTGTAATATATTTTTCTATTGAAAATTATAATAGCATAGTATTAAATTCAGAAGATAACTTAAAATATATTTTAGATATATTAATAAAGAGAATAAATACTATATTAGATAAAAAGGATTTTATTGCTCATATATCTAAAAATAAATTTGTTATTGGGATATCGTCATTAAATTCAAGAAAAGAAATTGACAATTTCATAAAAAAACTTATAGGGATAAGTAAATTATCTTATTTTGTAAAAGATAAAGAGCTATATTTTGACTTGAAAGTAGGAATTTCCTGTTATCCTGATGATGGTAAAAATGCAAATGAGCTTATAATAAATTCTAATATAGCTTTAGACAAAGCAATTGAAACACAGGGAAAATACTGTTTATATTTTGATAAATCACTTAAGGAAGATATTCAAAATGAATATGATATAAAATTAATGTTAAATAAAGCTATAATATATGGGGAATTTAGTATTAATTATCAACCACAAGTGAACTCTAAAACAGGTAATGTTATAGGGGCTGAAGCACTTTTAAGATGGAACACTAAAAAGTTAGGGACTATTTCTCCAACAGTATTTATACCAATAGCTGAAAGAACTGGTCAAATTGTTGAAATAGGATATTGGGTAATAGAAAGAGTATTTAATGATTACAAATCTTTGAAAGAGAACATAAGGAAAAATTTTAGAATTTCAATTAATATTTCAGCAATGCAATTTAATGATGAAAACTTTTTAAAAAGAATCAAAGAATCTATAGAAAAAAATAATGTTGATACAAGTTATTTTGAATTGGAAATTACAGAATCTTTATTGTTATCAGGTTTAAAACAAGTAAATAAAAAATTAAATAGACTTAGAAAATTAGGATTTACAATAGCAATTGATGATTTTGGAACTGGATATTCTTCTCTATCTTATATAAAGCAATTAAATATTAACAAATTAAAAATAGACAGAACTTTTATAAAAGATTATCCTGATAATGATGATGGAGAAATAGCAGATATAATAACTAATATGGCATATAAATTAAAATTAGATGTAATAGCAGAAGGAGTAGAGTCAGAAGAACAAATAGAATATTTGAAAAGAAAAGGATGTTACTTAATTCAAGGATATTACTATAGTAAGCCCCTTTCAAAAGAAGAACTTTTAGATTATATAAAATAA
- a CDS encoding tagatose 1,6-diphosphate aldolase: MSDLTENKKNYLKKLTTDSGIINALAIDQRGSLKKMLRKTGGDVEQTIKKFKKSVSKELTPYASAILLDPEYGWDAVGTKDNKAGLLMAYEETGYDASEEGRLPDLLPNYSVKRLKENGVDAIKILLYYDKDEGEHINDIKKSFVERVGSECIGEDIPFFLEIVTYDKDIKDVKGTEYAKIKPEKVIESMREFSNERYNVDVLKVEVPVNMNFVEGYSDSEYVHTKEEAKEYFKAQSQATNLPFIFLSAGVTIDLFKKTLILAGESGSKFNGVLCGRATWKDSVEIFSDQGEEQAEVWLQTTGKINVVDLDTILENHATPISDLM, encoded by the coding sequence ATGTCTGATTTAACGGAAAATAAGAAGAATTATTTAAAGAAATTAACTACAGATAGTGGTATTATAAATGCACTTGCTATAGATCAAAGAGGTTCATTAAAAAAGATGCTACGAAAAACTGGTGGAGATGTGGAACAAACTATTAAAAAGTTCAAAAAAAGTGTATCTAAAGAACTTACTCCTTATGCATCAGCTATTTTACTAGATCCAGAATATGGATGGGATGCAGTAGGTACAAAAGATAATAAAGCTGGACTTTTAATGGCATATGAAGAAACTGGATATGATGCATCAGAAGAAGGAAGATTGCCTGATCTTTTACCAAATTACTCTGTTAAAAGATTAAAAGAAAATGGAGTAGATGCAATAAAAATTCTTTTATATTATGATAAAGATGAAGGAGAACATATAAATGATATAAAAAAATCATTTGTAGAGAGAGTTGGTTCTGAATGTATAGGTGAAGATATTCCATTTTTCTTAGAAATAGTAACATATGATAAAGATATAAAAGATGTAAAGGGAACAGAATATGCAAAAATCAAACCTGAAAAGGTAATAGAATCAATGAGAGAATTTTCAAATGAAAGATATAATGTTGATGTATTGAAAGTAGAAGTACCAGTAAATATGAACTTTGTTGAAGGATATTCTGATTCAGAATATGTTCATACTAAAGAAGAAGCAAAAGAGTATTTTAAAGCTCAAAGTCAAGCAACAAATCTACCTTTTATCTTTTTAAGTGCTGGAGTTACTATTGATTTATTTAAAAAGACTTTAATACTTGCAGGAGAATCAGGCTCTAAATTTAATGGAGTATTATGTGGTAGGGCTACATGGAAAGACAGTGTAGAAATATTTTCAGACCAAGGTGAAGAGCAAGCAGAAGTTTGGCTCCAGACAACAGGAAAAATCAATGTAGTAGATTTAGATACAATACTTGAAAATCATGCTACACCAATATCTGATTTAATGTAA
- a CDS encoding tyrosine-protein phosphatase: MIDIHSHILPFVDDGSRDMETSIEMAKIAAEEGIKYIFATSHYIENEGYNDKKSNKEILDKLNKEILEQNIDIKVLLGHEVYITPNIIDLIEDEKISLLGNSDYLLMELPMAQIPIYLEDIIYELKLKGVTPIIAHPERYREVKKNPNILRKFIELGALMQVNLGSLIGYYGEDIAKTSKILVSHNMIHFVGTDSHSLNRRPPRAKQAIKVLNEILPKEKVIDLIENNPMNIVNNIEIEASETMEYKEKKGFKSIFQNMFKK, translated from the coding sequence ATGATAGATATTCATAGTCATATACTTCCATTTGTAGATGATGGTTCAAGAGATATGGAAACTTCTATAGAAATGGCAAAAATAGCTGCTGAAGAAGGAATAAAATATATATTTGCCACATCCCATTATATTGAAAATGAAGGATATAATGATAAGAAATCTAATAAAGAAATATTAGATAAATTAAACAAAGAGATTTTAGAACAAAATATTGATATAAAAGTATTACTTGGTCATGAAGTATATATAACTCCAAATATTATAGATTTAATTGAAGATGAAAAAATATCACTTTTAGGTAATAGTGATTACTTACTTATGGAACTACCTATGGCTCAAATTCCTATATATTTAGAAGATATAATATATGAATTAAAATTAAAGGGTGTTACCCCTATAATTGCTCATCCCGAAAGATATAGAGAGGTTAAAAAAAATCCTAATATACTTAGAAAATTTATAGAATTAGGTGCTCTTATGCAAGTTAATTTAGGTTCACTAATAGGATATTATGGTGAAGATATTGCTAAGACTTCAAAAATATTAGTAAGTCATAATATGATTCATTTTGTAGGAACTGATTCTCATTCTTTAAATAGAAGACCACCTAGAGCAAAACAGGCAATAAAAGTATTAAATGAAATATTACCTAAAGAAAAGGTAATAGATTTAATAGAAAATAATCCTATGAATATAGTTAATAATATAGAGATAGAAGCCAGTGAAACAATGGAATATAAAGAAAAAAAGGGATTTAAGAGTATATTTCAAAATATGTTTAAAAAATAA
- the trpA gene encoding tryptophan synthase subunit alpha — protein sequence MYSKKNLLTLYLTVGYPDKDTFFKSLDIMVKEGMDILELGIPVENPSLDGNTISNTHKVSLEKGFNEKVLDIYLKKIKSLYPNLPILIMSYKDGIEKYNLLDKTNLYDAILAPDESLQLDNVKTVQIFNEKMNKEQIKDKLSITNCFAYVMSGVGTTGTKGDLPQGYIQTMKNIREISDIPIQIGFGIYSDNQIKEVLSRGANGVIIGSEIIRKVDEGLDSLRKYMKNISKARE from the coding sequence ATGTATTCTAAAAAAAATTTACTAACCCTATACCTTACAGTAGGCTATCCAGATAAAGATACATTTTTTAAATCTTTAGATATCATGGTAAAAGAAGGTATGGATATTTTAGAATTAGGAATACCAGTAGAAAATCCATCTTTAGATGGTAATACAATATCAAATACACATAAAGTTTCACTAGAAAAAGGATTTAATGAAAAAGTATTAGATATATATTTAAAGAAAATAAAATCACTTTATCCTAATCTTCCAATATTGATAATGAGTTATAAAGATGGGATAGAAAAATATAATTTATTAGATAAAACCAATTTATATGATGCAATATTAGCTCCTGATGAGTCATTACAACTAGATAATGTGAAAACTGTTCAGATTTTCAATGAAAAAATGAATAAAGAACAAATAAAGGACAAATTATCTATTACCAATTGCTTTGCATATGTTATGAGTGGAGTAGGAACTACAGGTACTAAAGGAGATCTTCCACAAGGATATATTCAAACAATGAAAAATATAAGAGAAATATCAGATATTCCTATTCAAATTGGATTTGGAATATACAGTGATAACCAAATAAAAGAAGTTCTATCTAGAGGTGCTAATGGTGTAATAATAGGCAGTGAAATAATACGTAAAGTAGATGAAGGTTTAGATAGTTTAAGAAAGTATATGAAAAACATATCAAAAGCTAGAGAGTAA
- a CDS encoding CpsD/CapB family tyrosine-protein kinase, producing MSRYKIVTHYDPKSPIAEAYRTLRTNIQFSNFDKKLKSIVVTSAGPGEGKSTTAVNLAVSMAQDNKAVLLIDCDFRKPQMHKYFAASNRVGVTNIIAEGMEQDLASTHIKDFKLDVLPSGPIPPNPSELLGSNRMKEFIESMENIYDMVIIDAPPVGVVTDASIISTYVGGVILVCGSGQAHIEASKHAKELITKVGGNILGVVLNKIPMNEGRYAAYSYQSYYGDSK from the coding sequence ATGAGTAGATATAAAATAGTAACACATTATGATCCAAAATCTCCTATAGCAGAGGCATATAGGACACTTAGAACAAATATACAATTTTCGAATTTTGATAAAAAATTAAAATCTATTGTAGTGACAAGTGCAGGACCTGGTGAAGGAAAAAGTACTACAGCTGTAAATTTAGCTGTATCTATGGCTCAAGATAATAAAGCTGTACTTTTGATAGATTGCGATTTTAGAAAGCCTCAAATGCATAAATACTTTGCTGCATCAAATAGAGTAGGAGTTACAAATATAATAGCTGAAGGAATGGAACAAGATTTAGCTTCAACTCATATAAAAGATTTTAAATTAGATGTATTGCCATCTGGTCCTATACCACCAAATCCTTCTGAACTTTTAGGTTCAAATAGAATGAAAGAATTTATAGAATCTATGGAAAATATATATGATATGGTTATAATAGATGCACCTCCTGTAGGAGTAGTTACAGATGCTTCTATAATATCTACATATGTTGGTGGTGTTATACTTGTTTGTGGTTCAGGACAAGCTCATATTGAGGCATCAAAACATGCAAAGGAGCTTATAACGAAAGTAGGAGGAAATATATTAGGAGTAGTATTAAATAAAATTCCTATGAATGAAGGCAGATATGCTGCATATAGTTATCAATCATATTATGGAGATTCAAAATGA
- a CDS encoding BglG family transcription antiterminator has protein sequence MLDERKKEIINILINNKKFTTIEQLAHKLKTSNRTIRYDLDSIDIWLDSNDFPMLIRVPRKGIKLNIAGGELNELRKHFTHSNYYEYVLSPEERRDVILLELLKSNKPLTFSILAEKMFVSITTIYNDLNYVEDWLNKFNIKIIRKTGFGMVIEGKEEDKRQAIATLLKSLAIPYNRRKDTSNDSKNYIDYLKDWFPRIDFEYIKNMLCEVEDLLEIKFSYEGFNSLLFHIGLTVERISSNQAISINNPKLKEMMNKSEYIVASKLSQKLSQYYNIEIPKEEIAYITLHIIASKLSDVEDNEKYFEKNSLLSLVIDQMIESVETELNIEIENTNRLKRDLYIHLNPTINRLMFNKPLQNPLLTEIKNKYNDIFLASSKASEFLEESFNIKVTEHEIAYITMHFGAAIESQSIHPKEYTKILLVCGSGIGTSRLLSIKLKSHFKNFKIVNILSHENVNKYKDNIDFDLIISTIPIENVDKPVALVSPLLDAKDIDLLSSYLNYKRSHKYLSYTSSSIVIDLINIISEHCEIKNMQGLQWDISTLLNNVNRFMDSQNSNIESRFELLPKKLIQVNIEAKDWIDAIKKASIPLIHFKYITEEYIDSIIKRIEKYGPYMVIAPGIAMPHSSPEDGALKTGLSITKLKTPVKFNHKVNDPIHTIIMLSATDNYNHIETLTKILEILSDKVNSNILENSQSTDIIYKLFSREVKK, from the coding sequence ATGTTAGATGAAAGAAAAAAAGAGATTATTAATATCTTAATTAATAATAAAAAATTTACAACAATAGAACAACTAGCTCACAAATTGAAAACAAGTAATAGAACTATTAGATATGACTTAGATTCCATTGACATATGGTTAGATTCTAACGATTTTCCTATGTTAATAAGAGTGCCTAGAAAAGGTATTAAGCTAAATATAGCTGGTGGTGAATTAAATGAATTAAGAAAACATTTTACTCATTCTAATTATTATGAATATGTATTATCTCCTGAAGAAAGAAGAGATGTTATATTACTTGAATTATTGAAGTCTAATAAGCCTTTAACATTTTCTATATTAGCTGAAAAAATGTTTGTAAGCATAACTACCATATATAATGATTTAAATTATGTTGAAGATTGGCTAAATAAATTTAATATCAAGATAATAAGAAAAACTGGATTTGGTATGGTTATAGAAGGCAAAGAAGAAGATAAAAGACAAGCAATAGCAACCTTATTGAAATCACTTGCTATACCATATAATCGTCGTAAAGACACATCAAATGATTCTAAAAACTATATTGATTACCTTAAAGATTGGTTTCCAAGAATAGATTTCGAATATATAAAAAATATGCTATGTGAAGTTGAAGATTTATTGGAAATAAAATTTAGCTATGAAGGGTTTAATAGTCTTTTATTTCATATTGGATTAACAGTTGAAAGAATATCATCTAATCAAGCTATTTCAATTAATAATCCAAAACTGAAAGAAATGATGAATAAAAGTGAATATATTGTAGCAAGTAAACTATCTCAAAAGCTATCTCAATATTATAATATTGAAATTCCAAAAGAAGAAATAGCATATATTACACTTCATATTATTGCATCAAAATTAAGTGATGTAGAAGATAATGAAAAATATTTTGAGAAAAATAGCTTATTATCATTAGTAATAGATCAAATGATAGAAAGTGTTGAAACTGAGCTAAATATAGAAATAGAAAATACTAATAGGCTAAAAAGAGATTTATATATACATTTAAATCCAACTATTAATAGATTAATGTTTAATAAGCCTCTACAAAATCCATTACTAACAGAAATAAAAAACAAATATAATGATATATTTTTAGCATCTAGCAAGGCTTCAGAGTTTTTAGAAGAAAGTTTCAATATAAAAGTTACAGAGCATGAAATTGCTTATATAACAATGCACTTTGGAGCAGCTATAGAATCACAATCTATACATCCTAAAGAATATACAAAGATACTATTAGTTTGTGGAAGTGGAATAGGAACTTCCAGATTATTATCTATAAAATTAAAATCTCATTTCAAAAATTTCAAAATAGTAAATATTCTTTCACATGAAAACGTCAACAAGTACAAGGATAATATAGATTTTGATTTAATAATATCTACAATTCCAATTGAAAATGTAGATAAACCAGTAGCTTTAGTAAGCCCTTTACTTGATGCAAAAGATATAGATTTACTTTCATCTTATTTGAATTATAAAAGAAGTCATAAATATTTAAGTTATACAAGTAGTTCAATTGTTATTGATCTTATTAATATAATATCTGAACATTGTGAAATAAAAAATATGCAAGGGCTTCAATGGGATATATCTACTTTATTAAATAATGTAAATAGATTTATGGATTCACAAAATTCAAATATTGAATCACGATTTGAATTACTTCCTAAAAAATTAATTCAAGTCAATATAGAGGCTAAAGATTGGATAGATGCTATAAAAAAGGCGTCAATACCATTAATCCATTTCAAATATATAACAGAAGAATATATAGATAGTATTATCAAAAGGATAGAAAAATATGGACCTTATATGGTAATTGCACCTGGTATTGCAATGCCCCATTCATCACCTGAAGATGGTGCACTCAAAACTGGTTTATCTATAACTAAGTTAAAAACACCAGTTAAGTTTAACCACAAGGTAAATGATCCTATTCATACAATAATTATGCTCAGTGCAACAGATAACTATAATCATATAGAAACTTTAACTAAAATATTAGAAATATTATCTGATAAAGTAAATTCCAATATTTTAGAAAATAGTCAAAGCACTGATATCATATATAAATTATTCAGTAGGGAGGTGAAAAAATGA
- a CDS encoding PTS sugar transporter subunit IIA has protein sequence MIKDLFSKNTIATNLNVDTWQDAVKVAGNLMLEEGLIEEQYIDSMINKVKELGPYIVIAPGIAMPHSRPEDGVNKTGMSLITLEKGINFGHEKNDPVTLVIALAAKDNKSHISSLAELMDVLGNQELLNKILSSDSSEEIYELLNKN, from the coding sequence ATGATAAAAGATCTTTTTAGCAAAAATACAATTGCAACAAATTTAAATGTAGACACTTGGCAAGATGCAGTAAAAGTTGCTGGGAATTTAATGTTAGAAGAAGGACTTATTGAAGAACAATATATAGATTCCATGATAAATAAAGTTAAAGAACTAGGACCTTATATAGTTATAGCTCCAGGAATTGCAATGCCTCATTCAAGACCTGAAGATGGTGTAAATAAAACAGGTATGTCACTTATAACTTTAGAAAAGGGAATAAACTTTGGACATGAAAAAAATGATCCTGTAACTCTTGTCATAGCTCTAGCAGCTAAAGACAATAAATCTCATATATCGTCTTTAGCAGAGTTAATGGATGTATTAGGAAATCAAGAATTATTAAATAAAATTCTTTCTAGCGATTCATCAGAAGAAATTTATGAACTTTTAAATAAAAATTAA